The genome window CCGGTTAAGGTAATTTGCGAGAGCGCGCTAGCCTCTTTAACGGTGTCAATAAGCAGGCTGTGAATAAGACTATCGGTAACCTGAAAACGGGTATCCTTTTCCTGGCTTTCATCAGCATGATGGCAACTTTGCAAAGCCATACCTGAAACAGCAAAAGCAACAGAAAGTGTAAGTATTTTATATTTGGTGTGCATGTTATTGTTAATCATTTATTGAAGAATGGTGTGCCGGTAACATAGTTAAGCTGCTCCAGTGATGTTACCCGGTTAAGCTGAAGTGTATTTAATTGCAGGGTATTAGTTTTGTATGAATCATAAAAATCAAGAAACTCAAGCAAACTGATATTGCGTTTCTCGTAATTCTTAAACACTTCCTGGATCAGGTGATTAAAATCGCTTTTAAAAGCAGGGTCAAAACTGTTGTATAAGTTCTCCAGCCGCAGTGCGCTTTTGTAATTGGAAGCCACGTCACTTTCAACGTGATCCTGCTGGCTTTGCAACTGCACCTTGCTTTGGTCAATTGCAATCCTGGCCTGCTTGATGCCGCCCTGGTTGCGGTTAAAAAATGGCAGGCTAAACCCAATCCCGGCACCCAGAAAATTGGTGCCATAACTTCCCAGCCTGTCATAATTTAATGAAAGAGAGAAATCGGGAACAGCCGTTGCTTTTTGCAGCTGCAAGTTCACGTTATTGTAATCAACAGCCGATTTAGCCAGTTTCAGATCGTAACGATTAACATAAGCCGAATCAAGCATTGTTTGGTATGGCACTGATGCTACTATAGCCTTACCTTCAAATTCATTGTCCGCTTGTGGCTGGATAACAGTTGCCACCGGCGTTTTGATTAAAAGCTTAAGTTCACTTTGTACAGTATCAATACCCGTTTGCAAATTGTTGTACTCGGCCTGCAGGGTATATAGTTGCGACTGAATACGCAAAACCTCCTTTTGCGCAATGTTGCCTTTTGCATATTGCGCTTTAAAAACTGTTAAGGCTTTGGACAAGGAAGTTATCTCCTGGTTATAAACGCTGGCTGATTGCTGCTGGAAGTAAATGGTGTAAAAATCATTCCGCAGCGTAAATTTCAATGTCCTTAGTAAATCAAAGAATTGATATTTTGACTGCTCTACGCTAATTTTCGCCAATTGAATGTTTTTATTCCGCTTACCGGCGGTAGTAAAAAGCTGCGAAATGCCCATAGAATGATCTTTATAGGCCGGCCCGTCGGTTACATCGTTGGAATGGATACCGTTTGAGAAATTAAAATCAGGATTTGGGAATAAACGCGCGGTAATTACCTGGGCATTAGCGTTATCAATGTTATAACGCTGAATGATGAGCTGCAGGTTGTTTTTCAAAAACAAATCTTCAGCCTGCTTAATGCTTAGCTTAAGGGTATCACTGGCGGCAGATTGCGCCTGTGCCTTTGTTGCGATAAAAAACCCAGCCTGCAGTAATATAATAATAAGAACAAACCTCTTGAACATAGTATAATTTGATACCACAAAATTATACTGCCCAGGTTAAAGTGAAATTAAAGCGGGATTAGAATTCGATTAGAATTTACCTGTTAAACGTAATGGTAAAAGTGGTGGTTTGTCCGGGTATAGAATCAATGGTGATGCTGCCGTTAAATAGCTGGATGATTTTAGCCGTTACATACAGACCCACACCACTGCCCTGGTAGTTTTTTACATTAGTGCCGCGGTAAAATGAGTCGAAAACTTTTTCAAGTTCGCCGGGCATTATTCCAACACCATGGTCTATTATCTTTATAATAATGGTTTCCTCATCGGCGTAGAGATCGCATTGAACCCGTTGGTTTTTGGAAAATTTATAGGCATTACCAATAATGTTATTAAACGCTATGGTTAACAATGATTTGTTTGCAAATAGCTGTAGTTTTTCCTGGTCATCAGGCAACTGCAAAATATTTACAACAAACATCCCCTTTCCGGTTTTCTCTGTCCAGTAATCGCTCAGTTCCCATATCAGTTCATCAACAGCTACATTTTTATAAGCAGGATGCGTATAATCCTTATCCGCATTTGCCAATTCGAGCAGGCTGCTGATTGTTTCATTAAGACGCCCGGCATCAACCAATACCGACTTTAGTGTCTCTTCGTATTCAGGCTGAGAACGCAGTTTGTTAAGGGTAATTTCGATCTCGCCGATTATTGATGTAATTGGCGTGCGCAGTTCATGTGAGGCATTTACCACAAAAGTTTGCTGCAATTCAAAGGTATTTTGCAGGTGCGCCAAAAGCCTGTTAAAGTTATAGGCGAGTGCACTTATTTCATCCTTGCCGTTCCCTTCATCCACGCGTAAACTTAAATCACCTGCACGTACCAGGCGCATTTGGCTAACGACCTGGTCAAGAGGCTCCAGTGTTTTTTTGGCAAACCAGCGGCTTATTAAAAAAAGGCCGGCAGTAACGCAAATCAGCAACACCGCCATTGATTTGATGAGGTCCTGCATCCTTTTAGCCCCCGGTTTATCAATTGCCGAAACCAATATCACAAAGTTGCCCTGGTTATCGTTGTAATAAATCCCAACTGTTTGCCGCTGCCCCTCATCAAACTGCACCCTTTTGTTTTTGCGCACCTGGTTAATGATCGGGCTGGACCAAAACTGGTTCTTGTCCTTTATAAATGAAGCTGCATTTTTTTCATCATAAATACGAACTACTTCGCTATGTAAACCCTTGAGGTAATGTTCTTTTACGCGATTTAATGAGTCTTCCGAAATTTCATCAGCTTCCAGGTACAATTTGGCGGCGACATTAGCCCTGTCCATAAGCTGATCATAAAAATTCGACCGGATCAGGGAATTGAAAGTGATACAAATAACCACCTGCACAATCAACAGCACAATGGCGCTGATAGCTGTAAAATAAAGTGAAAGCCGGTTCTTTATTTTCATGGTTTAATTGCTTCCAGCTCCTTCATGGTTTTAAGGTACGGGAGAAACTTAGTTATCGCTTTTTAATATATAACCCATGCCAATAACGGTATGGATCAGTTTGCCTTTAAAACCCTTTTCTATTTTTTTTCGCAGATAGTTTACATACACATCAATAAAATTTGTACCGGTATCAAAATCAATTTTCCATACCTGTTCCGCAATATATTCACGGGATAAAACCTTATTGGGGTGGCTCATAAATAGCTCAAGCAGGGTGTACTCTTTGGCGGTGAGCGCTATCTGTTGCCCGTCGCGTTCAGCAACGTTGCTCCATGTATCAAGTTTAAGATCATCAAAAACCAGCAAATGATCTGCTGTTTCTCCTGCTTTCTGGCGGCGCAGCAGCGCTTCAATCCGGGCTAACAATTCAATAAAATGGAACGGTTTTACCAGGTAATCGTCGGCCCCGGCTTTTAAGCCTGATACCTTATTTTGGATCTGGTCAAGCGCGGTTAACATTAAAATCGGCGTTTTGGTGTCGGTAAAACGAATCTGCCGGCAAAGCTCAATGCCGTTTATGTCCGGCAGCATAACATCAAGGATCAGCAGATCAAAGCTGGCTTTTTGTAAAAGAGATTTTGCCGTGATGCCATCGTTGGCAAGGCTGATCTTATAACCCTGTTCTTCCAACCCCTTGCTGATAAATGCAGCAACCTTTTGTTCGTCCTCAACTAAGCAGATATTGGCCATAGTGAAGCAAATATAAACTAAGATTTATTGGATTAAAGGATTTCAGGATTCTTGCTATTGAATTTTCCGTGTTAAAAAATGTTTTAATCCTGAAATTCCGGTTAAAAAATTCGCTGGCTGATTACCGCCATAAATTTATCCCTGAACTTTTCACTGATGGGAATCTGTTTGTTGGCGATATAAATATGGTTGTCCTGGATCTTTACGATCTGTTTGCAGTTTACAATATAGGAGTTATGTACCCTTACAAAAGGCGGGCTAAGCTGCTCCTCAATTTCTTTTAGCCGGCGGTAAATAAGTAATTGTTCAGTTGGTGTCACCATGCGTACATATTCCTTTTCGCCTTCAAAATACTGGATTTCTCCAAGCAGTATTTTCCTGAGCACCTTGCCCGATTTTACGAAGAAATACTCATTCCCTGTTGCCTCAATTGCAATTTGATTAGCCGGATGCAGGTTGAAATAAGCTTCTATTTTTTGCATGGCTTCTAAAAAACGCTTAAGCGTAATGGGCTTTAACAGGTAATCAATAGTTTGAAAGGAGTAGCTTTCGGCCGCGTATTCTGAATAGGCTGTAGTAAAAATAATTTTGGTATCCCTTGAAAGTAAACCGGCCAGCTCCATACCACTTAATTGCGGCATGTTAATGTCTAAAAAAATAAAATCGGCCTTATTCTCTTTTAAAAATGCAATAGCTTCTAACGCATCGTAACACTTGGATAACAATTGCCATTTGGTGTTTTGGGCTACCAATATCTCAAGCAGGCTTACTGCGTTGGGCTCATCATCAATAATTATACAGGTTAAATTCATGCTAAAGGAACTTTCAAAAAAGCATTGAAGTAATTGCCCTGGTTATTAATGGCCAGTTCAAAATTTGATCCATACAATAGTGTTAAACGCTTGCGCAGGTTCTCAATGCCGAAACCATTTGGCTCTCCTGTGCCGGTTTTGTCATGGATCCTGTTGCGGGTTTCAAAAAATAAATACCCGTCTTTTTGAATCAGGGAAATATGGATCTCGTTTTCGCTGCTTGATTTATCAATTCCATGTTTAAATATATTTTCCACAAAGGTCATGAGCAGCATGGGCGGAATGCGGAGTTCGGCATTACAGTCTTTAATAAAATTGAGTTGAATTTCGTGCCTGATCCGGATCTTTTCGAGCGCGATGTAGTTTTCAAGAAACTGCACTTCGGTTGCCACCGAAACCTCCTCTTTTGGGCTTTCATCAACAAAATACCGCATAATGTCTGACAATCGCTCAATTAGTTTTGCCGTACGCGGTGCTTCCCGGTAAGCCTCATAATAGATATTATTTAACGTGTTGAATAAAAAATGTGGCTGCACCTGCGATTTTAGCAGGTTAAGCTCGGCCTGGCTCTTTTGTGCCAGTATTTTTTCAGACTGTTGCTTTAACGCAAAGTAGGCAATGGCTATCCGGAAAACAAAGCTGAGCAAAAACGTTAAAAAGCCGGCTACTATAAAATAGATGAACATTTGGATGGTCATCGGTGTGGGCTTTTGCGCAAAAAAATGAATATCCATATACATGATCAGGTATCCACGCAGCATACCACCGCCCACCAGGAAAATCACCACATAAATTAGATATTGAACCTTTTTTCCCTCCTGGTAAAAGCGAGGAAACAGGAAATTGATGTTTCCATAAATAAGCAGAACATAAAAAGCAACGTTTATAATTGCGAACGTGCCTGCCTGGTAAAAACCATCTTCAGGTAAATAGGTAAAAAACACAATAAACAAAACGGCCGTCCAAATCAACCATTGTAACTGCTCAATGCTTGCCTGCCACTTTAAAAATTTCATTTTTAAAGTTACGAAGCTTTTTCATTCCGGTATCCTGTTTTCAATAAATCACCTTTTTTATTCAATCAAACCATCGCTTTTTACAAATACAGGCTATTGATATAATTGATCAAATCGTTTAAAATACAAGCCATAAGGTTTAAATGATTTGTAGAGAAATGCTTATGCAACCATCTTTAAGCAACATTAATTTTCACTACATGCTAATTTTCTTTGATATGAAAAAAAATTTTAATGCCTGTATTATCATGGCCCTTATTCAGCTGGGCCTTACCGGCCTCGTTAAAGCACAGCTAACCGCTCTTCCTGATGGCGATAATAAAAGAGCGGCAGTTAGCGAGCAAATTGGACTTACTGATGTTGAAATCCGCTACAGCCGGCCCGCCGTTAAAAACAGGGAGGGGCATATTTGGGGCGAACTAGTGCCCGCTGGCTTTGTTTACCAGGGATTTGGCCCGTCAAAATCAGCACCGTGGCGGGCCGGTGCAAATGAATGCACCAGTATTGAATTTTCAACCGGCGTTAAAATAGAGGGTCAGCCTTTACCTGCGGGTAAATATGGCTTTTTTGTTGCCTACGGAGCAGACGAATGCACACTTATTTTTTCAAAAAACTCCACCTCATGGGGTGCTTTTTTTTACAAACCAGAAGAAGATGCTTTGCGTGTTAAAGTTAAGCCTGTTGCCGCAGAAAAAAGCGTTGAAAGGCTGAAGTACGAATTTACCGGGCAAACACAGGGAAGTGCCATAGTACAGCTGCAATGGGAAAAACTGATTATCCCTTTTAAGATTGAAACCGACTTGATAAACAATCAGCTAGCATCGTTCAAGCGGGAGTTGCGGGGCGAGAAAGGATTTGCCTGGGAGGGGTTTGACCAGGCAGCCACATTTTGTGCGCAACATAAGATAAACCTGGACGAGGCATTGTTATGGACGGATACAGCAACCAGCAAAATATTTGGCGGAAGCCAAAGTTTCCAGGCCTGGAGCACCAAAGCAATGGTATTAGATAGCCTCGGGCGCTATACCGAGGCAGAAGCAGCAATGAAAACAGCATTGCCGTTTGGCACCTCAAACGAGCTCTACCGATATGCGCGCACCCTGATTGCTGCTAAAAAGGCGAAGGAAGCCTTGGCAATTTTGAAAATGAGTTACGATAAGCACCCTAACGAATTCATCACCAATGCAGGCATGGGCCGCGCGTATTCAGCCCTGGGCGATTATAAAAAAGCGCTGACCTATATTCGAAAAGCAGGAGCCATAGCACCCAACAAAAACAACAAAGACGCGATGGAAAAACTGGCGAAAGCATTACAGGAGGGTAAAGACATTAATTGACCAGGACCGTAACCAGTCATCAAATTAATAACTATCAGCAAGTATGAAGAAGTTCATTTACATCATTATAATGTGTTTTGCCGTAAATTTAGCATTTGCGCAAACAGATACTATCCGTTTAAAAGATAAACGGTTACTTACATCGGTACTAAAACCGGGACTTAAACAGTACCTGGTATATTTTCAAACACCGGCCTCGCCAAAAACATTACGATTTTGGTTTTGGTTACGCGACATTAAAACTGAAAGCCGCGGCGGTGAAAAAGTTTTCACCATAACACAGCATTGGTATGGAAACGATACCACCAGTTACCGTGAAGTATATTCGGTAAATAAAGCCGCTGACTTTGCGCCCGTATATCATTCCGAAACAGTAAAAAACATCAAGAGCGCCTATAACTGGCACAGCGACAAAATTACAGGTGCCGACACGGTGAAAGGGAACGCTAAAAAAGACTTCTCCCTGGCGTTTAACACCCCAAACTTTAACTGGAACCTGGATATAGAAACGTTTGAAATGCTGCCGCTGGCAGCCGGCAAAACATTTGCAATCAACTTTTACGATGCTGGGCTCGATCCACCGAAATACATTCTTTACAAAGTAAGCGGCAGCGAAATAGTAGCTACTTTAAATGATGAAAAAATTGACTGCTGGAAACTTCTAACAGAGGGAGATTATTCCGGAGGCCATTTTTCACAAACTTTCTGGATCAGCAAAAAAGGCCATGAGTTTTTAAAAGAAGAGGATGCCTTTAACGGCGGCTATCGTTATAAAGTTAAAATGGCGCAGGGGGCGATTGATCTTATGCCCCGTTTCAAAAAATAAACCAACAACCAGCTATATTCCACAACAGCCATCTGCAAATTCTGTGGGGGCTGTTTTTTTTATATCTTTACATAAACCATCGGAGACGTTTACCCGGCCCGCGAATCCCCGGTTGTAAATATCACTACCGTAAACCACTTACCATCATAACATGGATATGAAAGATCTGAGGCTCGCTGTTCTAATTGATGCGGATAACGTTCCGTATGCAAACGTGAAGCAAATGTTTGAGGAGATCACAAAGTATGGAACCCCAACTTTTAAAAGAATTTATGCCGACTGGACGAAGCCAACTGTATCGGGCTGGAAAACCGTATTGCTGGAAAACGCAATAACGCCTATCCAGCAGTATAGCTACTCAACAGGGAAAAACTCCAGCGATAGCGCCATGATCATTGATGCGATGGATATCTTATATTCAGGAAAGGTGGATGGCTTTTGTATCGTATCAAGCGATAGCGATTTTACACGGCTTGCCATAAGATTGAGAGAGGCAGGGATGAAAGTGATAGGGATTGGCGAAAAGAAAACACTGATTCCTTTTATTACAGCGTGCGATAAGTTTATCTACATCGAAATTTTGAAAGCCGAGGAAGCTGCGGCTGACGAGGAAAGGAAAGTAAGATCTTCGAAAAAAAGAAATCCGCCTAAAAATACGCCCATAGATAAAGTGGGGCAAGAATTGCTAAAACTGGTAAAAGACAGCATTACGGATCTTGGCGACGAAAACGGGTGGGCTTATTTAGGTAACCTGGGTACTCAAATATTAAAAAAGAAGCCCGATTTTGATTCGCGCAATTACGGTTATCCTAAAATGCTTCCGCTTATAAAAAGCCTCAATAAATTTGAATTTGACGAAAGGGAATCAGGCAAGGGTAATATCAAACACGTGTATGTTAAAATAAAATAAGCTTAAAGTATGGTTATCTGGCATTTCAAGAATATAACCCTATAAAGTTATATCAATACTTTACGTAAGTACGTTTATAACCAAATCCTTATCCAGGAACTTGCGTGTTAAACGGTAACAGATATAAGTAATGCCCGGGGATGCCAAAATATCTATGGAGTAATGGATATGCTGCACTACCAATAAACCGGCCACAATAATAGTGGCTAAAAAGCCGATTATTTTATCGTTCCTCCGTTCAAGGCATAAAAACATTAAGGTTAACGTAGCTATGTGGCCCGAAAAGAACAGATCTTTGGTTATAAGTGCTTGTCCATAAAATATTCCGGTTAAAGGGTCGGCCAGGGGTATGAGCCCAACGGGGGGAGCCAATGGCACAATACTGATAGTGATAAAGCGGGTAATGGTGATTGGGATAAGCGCCCAGCAATAAATAATGTAAATTGATGGTTTATATAACGCCCGCGATAGCGTAAGCAGCACCATACCCCAGATGATAGCGAAAATAAGCACCGAAACATTGTGCGGCGGAACCGCCGCCAAAACAGGGTCGTTTATAAGGGTTCCCGGTCTTTTTTCAATATGACCGAAAAAAAGCGGCATGGTGAAAACTACCGAAAGCATTATTATTGTACCAATGATGATAAGCCGGCGTTTATACGTTAATCTCCAGGTTTCTTTCCAGACGTTTTTTACTGTTGTAGTTGGCATAGGGGCAAAGCTTAACTTTAGCGCTGGCAAAAGTAACAATTGCTAAACTATTAGAAAACCATAAAATAATATTAAATTAACATGACTAAAATCAAACAATCTTAAACGCAATTGTGTTGCATTTATTTCTATATTTGCAACATGGATCATTCAAAGCACTCTTCAAAGCTGGATAATGTGGGGATGACAGCCTCTATATTGTGTGCTGTGCATTGCGCCGTGGTGCCCTTTTTAATTACCAGTTTGCCTTTATTGGGCTTAGGCTTTTTAGCCAATCCCTGGGTAGAATGGAGTATGATCCTATTTGCATTATTGATTGGCTTTTATGCTATCGGCCTCTCCTATTTTCGTTCTCATCGTCGTGTTTTACCGCTGATTTTACTTTTTGGCGGGTTTTTAATAATTATAACCGGCCATTTATATATCACCAACTGGCGCGAGGCTATTATTGTGCCTTTTGGAGGTTTATTGATTGCTACAGCGCACTTTTTTAATTACAAGTACACCGCTATTTGCAGGAATGCCAACACCTTATTTCACTTGAAACACAGCCACCCTCATAAAGGCTAGCCCATTTAATGTATTCGCCTTATTATCAAACACAACTCACACTGTTTGCTGTTGTACATTTATTCTTTTTACCTTTGCAGCTGTAATTTATTTAATATTCTGATGGTTCACACGCATAACAACAATTTTGAAGGACTGCTTGAAAAGCATCATTTAAAGAAAACAGGGCCGCGCCTTAAGGTGCTATCCATGTTGTCTGCAAAAAATGTGGCGACGTCTCAGCCCGATCTGGAAAGCGTAATGAGCGATATTGACCGCGTAACTTTATACCGCATATTGAGCGCGTTTGAAGAAAAGGGCATTATCCATAAAGTTTTTGATTTAAATGGTACGGCAAATTATGCCATGTGTTCATCGGGCTGTGGCGAAGATCATCATCATGATGAGCACCTTCATTTTAATTGCACCAATTGTAAAAATGTGTACTGCCTGGACGAGCTTAACTTGCCCCCTATAAAACTTCCGAAGGGATTTAAACCCGAAGGATTCACCTTATACGCTACGGGCTTATGCCCCAAGTGCAGCAAAACGGCATAATTAAATTGATTGAAACAATTTATTATTTATGTACTTATCTACCTAAATGACCACGAACACCAACAGCTTAAAAGTATTTGTACCCCTTACCCTGTTATTGTTTTTTATTTTAACCTCATTCACTATTGATGACGATGTACCCAAATCATCGTTTAAGTTTAAAACTATAGTGATTGATGCAGGACATGGCGGAAAAGATCCCGGTGCACATGGCTCTTATTCGCTGGAAAAAAACGTAACACTGGCTATTGCAAAAAAGGTGGAACACCTGCTGAAAAAGACCATGGACGATGTAAACGTTGTAATGACCCGCACAAGCGATAAATTTGTTCAGTTAAACAAACGTGCTGACATTGCCAATAGCATCAACGCCAATCTTTTTGTTTCTATCCACTGCAATTCCTCGCCCGAAGGAACCGCTAAAATAGCGCATAAAGAAAAAGGGGTGATGCTTTTGGTATATGGCTTTCACCGTAAAGAGGAGCAAATAGAAGCACTGCGTGAAAATGCTTCTATCTATATTGAAAAGGATTATAAAAAGAATTACGCGGGATACGATGAAAAAGACCCTGCATCAATGATCATTTTAAACACCTTTATGCAAAAATATCGCAAACAGAGTATCCTTTTTGGCGATTTGCTAAACGATCAGTTTAAAAATAATGACGGGCGCAGGAGTCGTGGGGTTAAGGAACAAGGTGTTTTGGTTTTAGCGCATAGTGCAATGCCTGCCGTATTAGTTGAAACAGGTTATATCAACAATAATGCCGAGGAAAAGTACCTAAATTCAGAAGAAGGGCAAAATGCCATTGCTGCTTCTATCGTAAGGGCTATTAAAATTTATCGTAAAGAGATCAGCGCCAGGTAAAACATTCACGCACGTTAAGCGTAATTGATATATGAAAACACTGTTACTCTCCGCCTTTATTTCACTGTTTTTTGCAGGCGCTGCATTGGCACAAAGCACTTTTTCTGAGGCAGAGTTCAACAGGAAACTGGGTAAAACAGGCACGCTTTGCGATACCGTATATTCCCTGCGTGTTGTTAGTGACACCCTTACGCTGCTGAATATGGGTGGTGCTTACCCCAATCAAAAATATACAGTTGCCATAAAGGGCAATAAAGTAACCCTTGACTACACCAAACTCAAGGGCAAGCCACTTTGTGTAACCGGTGTTTTTTTAATGTATAAAAACCGCCCCGAAATTCAGGTTTCAGAGCCGGAGCAGATCAATAAGACCTTAAGCAGCAACTGATCTACAAATGCCTTACCTGGTACCCCCTTACCGTAAAGCTTACTGCACCAAAGAATAAATTAAACAGCAACATGGTTATTATAAATCCGGTTCGTGAATCGTGCTGCATCGCGCCCAAATAGTCTGCAATAGGTATCTTTTCAACTATGCAATAAGTCAGCATAAAAAACATAATCTCGTACAGTTTTTTCCCATCGCTTAAAATACCCAGGCAAACGGCCAGCATCACAACAAATATACCGCCGTTAATAATGGTGATAACATGGTAAATATCTGAGGCAAAAATATATCGCACCAATACCGGGAGTGTTAATGCCAGCGCCATGATAATACCCGCCAGCAATTGTGCCGGCAGCATGCGCTGCAATGGTTTATACGATGAAAAAGTGAAATAGTGCAGGCGGTTTGTTTTCTCTTTTGTCGCCAGGTCCGACCAGCGGGTAACCTGCAAAAACAATAATACGGGCAATAAATAAGCGTGAGTAATATTTAAAGGAGCAAAAAACATGCTTAACCAAAGCGCACCATTAATAAGCCAGAACCATTTGGACCCCTTGCGGATCAGGAGCAGTATTTCAGTTTTTACAAAAGGAAAAATGCTATAATCCGTAATAACCGGTGGCAGCAATGCTATGTTGATACTTTTAGCAGGGCTTACCGACATTTCGGGCGCTCCTGCAAATATTGAACCCTTTTTCTTTTTGCTAATGGACTGTTTGAAATCAAAACGGTGAAAGAAAAACGATGAAATGTACACTATTCCAAATGCGAAGCAGATCCACACCAAACGGCTTAAAAAGAAAATGCCTGACCAACTGATACCATCCCATACAAACGTTTTAAACGCGTGTTTGGCGTTAAATGTAAAGCCAAGGTTAACTGCCGGGACGCTTTCGTGAAACTGTGCATTTACTTTATCTGTAATGCTGTGTGTCATGGTACGCACACCAAACGGGTCGATAAAAACAGCGACGGTGTTATTGCGGGCATTTGTTACGTTGGCCATTATTACACCGAACAGAAATATGAAAATAATGTATTGCAAAATGTTCCGTTTTCCCAGGAAAACCTCGGCAACTACTGCCAGTGCCGAAATAGTGAGCAGAGCGGGTATTGCAAACAGCAGGTAGGGAAGCATAAAATTTGCGATAATAAACGGGTAGCCGCTGGTGCGTATAAAAAACATTACAATGCTAACCGAAAACGTAATACCTGTAATGGTAAGCAACACCAGGAAGTTACTGAGCATTTTGCTGAGCAGGTATTCAAAATTGGTTATGGGCGTGGTGGCTATAATTAGCCCTACTTCGGTATCAATATCTTTTTTTATGCCGCTGTTTACCAGGAAAAAGCCATATAAAGAAAGCATGATAGTTGTCATCATTGCTGAAACATATCCTACCCAGGCCGAATTATAAACACCTTTATAGCCCACTATATTTAAAGTGGTATAAGAAGCTGTTGGCGGCGGCACAAAAGAGTAAGCACCGTAAACTGTAATTGCAAGGGTTATTAAAAAGGAGTAGCTGCGGGTACGCTGCAGATAGTCGGCTTTGATGATACTGTAAATGTATTTCACGGGTTTAGGCTTTGTTTTGTGTTAAATACAGGTAAGCATCTTCTAACGTAGCGTTAACCGGAAGTGAAGCAGGTTCAGGAGTATTGCCTTTGATAATATACCTTACTTTAGTAAGTTCCTTTTGGCG of Mucilaginibacter xinganensis contains these proteins:
- a CDS encoding NYN domain-containing protein, with the protein product MKDLRLAVLIDADNVPYANVKQMFEEITKYGTPTFKRIYADWTKPTVSGWKTVLLENAITPIQQYSYSTGKNSSDSAMIIDAMDILYSGKVDGFCIVSSDSDFTRLAIRLREAGMKVIGIGEKKTLIPFITACDKFIYIEILKAEEAAADEERKVRSSKKRNPPKNTPIDKVGQELLKLVKDSITDLGDENGWAYLGNLGTQILKKKPDFDSRNYGYPKMLPLIKSLNKFEFDERESGKGNIKHVYVKIK
- a CDS encoding phosphatase PAP2-related protein, with translation MPTTTVKNVWKETWRLTYKRRLIIIGTIIMLSVVFTMPLFFGHIEKRPGTLINDPVLAAVPPHNVSVLIFAIIWGMVLLTLSRALYKPSIYIIYCWALIPITITRFITISIVPLAPPVGLIPLADPLTGIFYGQALITKDLFFSGHIATLTLMFLCLERRNDKIIGFLATIIVAGLLVVQHIHYSIDILASPGITYICYRLTRKFLDKDLVINVLT
- a CDS encoding MerC domain-containing protein, with product MDHSKHSSKLDNVGMTASILCAVHCAVVPFLITSLPLLGLGFLANPWVEWSMILFALLIGFYAIGLSYFRSHRRVLPLILLFGGFLIIITGHLYITNWREAIIVPFGGLLIATAHFFNYKYTAICRNANTLFHLKHSHPHKG
- a CDS encoding Fur family transcriptional regulator, which translates into the protein MVHTHNNNFEGLLEKHHLKKTGPRLKVLSMLSAKNVATSQPDLESVMSDIDRVTLYRILSAFEEKGIIHKVFDLNGTANYAMCSSGCGEDHHHDEHLHFNCTNCKNVYCLDELNLPPIKLPKGFKPEGFTLYATGLCPKCSKTA
- a CDS encoding N-acetylmuramoyl-L-alanine amidase family protein, which gives rise to MTTNTNSLKVFVPLTLLLFFILTSFTIDDDVPKSSFKFKTIVIDAGHGGKDPGAHGSYSLEKNVTLAIAKKVEHLLKKTMDDVNVVMTRTSDKFVQLNKRADIANSINANLFVSIHCNSSPEGTAKIAHKEKGVMLLVYGFHRKEEQIEALRENASIYIEKDYKKNYAGYDEKDPASMIILNTFMQKYRKQSILFGDLLNDQFKNNDGRRSRGVKEQGVLVLAHSAMPAVLVETGYINNNAEEKYLNSEEGQNAIAASIVRAIKIYRKEISAR